From a single Silene latifolia isolate original U9 population chromosome 6, ASM4854445v1, whole genome shotgun sequence genomic region:
- the LOC141587794 gene encoding uncharacterized protein LOC141587794, with protein MNNPASGHFSGGTWMGGTSSQQAPEWQPGTIIHAKPLASQPDSQFPGGAWLGGAPVGSYPPVSNPLAGTGSLLEQQYQELRDLMYRIPGVARPLEKATRDSYADSPFVDDIALVGVPKGCVPPAMTLHDGTTDPLDHVNHYKQKMMVITATGSLKEACMCKGFGSTLSGAALQWFVGLPNKSITCFADLVNAFHQQFASSRRPEKQTSDLYRIVQGSEEATRDFLNRFNREKVAIPRCDIATAIEAFRQGLRQDSDLYKDLTKYPCTTFEEVQTKAIAVMRLEEDSGPRRAAYGTYSISRKAHVEKQNERAKPYSKLVNKVSEGPGGKTNSEPPPKVSEYKFLTNLAGVLKALKEIRGVRWPRKRVDERPNDKRDSSKRCEYHDDIGHDTDECYTLRREVKFQYDRGNLDHLLPGGSTKVHSTNQVLPTPPPVCTRTVNVITGGSELCGLTYSAAKRHATQTKGDKPEFSCRVSRQDLPAVTFDEADAQNAPEQHHDALIITLPIGNCEVRKILVDTGSSVNLIMLEILKVMGFSEKDLTTKEVPLVGFSGETKHSLGEIVIPTYAKGVNKQVRYLVIDGPST; from the coding sequence ATGAATAACCCAGCAAGCGGACATTTCTCCGGAGGGACTTGGATGGGAGGAACCTCTTCTCAGCAGGCACCAGAATGGCAACCAGGAACCATCATCCATGCAAAACCTTTGGCAAGTCAGCCAGACAGTCAATTCCCAGGAGGAGCTTGGCTTGGAGGCGCACCTGTAGGCTCCTATCCGCCTGTATCCAACCCTCTTGCAGGAACAGGTAGCTTGCTGGAACAACAGTATCAGGAGTTAAGGGACCTGATGTATAGAATCCCGGGTGTAGCACGACCCCTGGAGAAGGCAACACGTGATAGCTACGCGGACTCCCCTTTCGTGGATGACATAGCCCTTGTTGGCGTCCCCAAAGGGTGTGTGCCTCCAGCCATGACACTCCACGACGGGACCACGGACCCTCTTGATCATGTCAACCACTACAAGCAAAAGATGATGGTGATCACCGCGACAGGATCCTTGAAAGAAGcatgcatgtgcaaagggtttggATCCACCTTGTCCGGAGCAGCCTTGCAATGGTTCGTTGGCCTGCCCAATAAGAGCATCACCTGTTTCGCCGACTTAGTCAATGCCTTCCACCAACAGTTTGCCAGCAGCCGCAGACCAGAAAAACAGACCAGTGACCTATATCGAATAGTACAGGGGTCTGAGGAGGCCACCAGAGATTTTCTGAACAGATTCAACAGAGAGAAGGTGGCAATTCCCCGGTGTGACATAGCTACAGCCATAGAAGCTTTCCGCCAAGGGCTCCGCCAGGACTCGGACTTATACAAAGACTTGACCAAGTACCCGTGCACCACCTTTGAGGAGGTACAAACGAAGGCGATTGCAGTCATGCGGCTGGAGGAAGACTCAGGGCCCAGGAGAGCTGCCTACGGCACATATAGCATATCCAGAAAGGCGCATGTAGAGAAGCAAAATGAAAGAGCCAAACCCTACAGCAAGCTAGTGAACAAAGTTTCCGAGGGCCCAGGAGGAAAGACTAACTCAGAGCCGCCCCCTAAAGTAAGTGAGTATAAATTCTTGACCAACCTTGCAGGTGTACTCAAGGCCCTAAAGGAGATACGGGgagtcagatggcccaggaagcgGGTTGACGAGCGTCCTAACGATAAAAGAGACTCCAGTAAGAGGTGCGAGTATCATGATGACATCGGCCATGACACCGACGAATGCTACACCCTGAGAAGGGAAGTCAAATTCCAGTACGATCGAGGAAACCTGGACCACCTATTGCCAGGAGGCTCCACCAAAGTTCATTCCACTAACCAGGTTCTGCCTACTCCTCCGCCTGTGTGCACTAGAACTGTGAATGTTATTACAGGAGGCTCGGAGCTGTGCGGCCTAACTTATTCAGCAGCCAAAAGACACGCCACACAAACCAAAGGAGATAAGCCAGAGTTTTCCTGTAGAGTCAGCCGCCAGGACCTCCCTGCAGTCACCTTTGATGAAGCAGACGCACAAAACGCCCCGGAACAACACCACGACGCTCTGATCATCACCCTCCCCATAGGAAACTGTGAGGTACGGAAGATCCTGGTGGATACAGGAAGCTCCGTCAACCTGATTATGCTGGAAATACTGAAGGTTATGGGGTTCAGCGAGAAGGACTTAACAACAAAAGAGGTGCCTCTAGTCGGTTTCAGTGGCGAAACAAAGCACTCTCTAGGAGAAatcgtcatcccaacctatgccaAAGGAGTCAATAAACAGGTAAGGTACTTGGTTATCGATGGGCCCTCTACTTAG